The Halobacterium hubeiense genome contains the following window.
CGCCCGTGCAGTATTCTGGTGTATCATGAAACACGTGAAGATTCCGCAGGACCGCATCGGCGCGCTCATCGGGGAGGGGGGTGAGACGCTGCGGCGCATCGAGCAGGCCGCGGAGGTCCGTCTCGACGTCGACTCCGAGGACGGGTCGGTCGCCATCGAGCGCACCGGCGACCCCGTTCGCGGGATGCAGGCGCCGGAAATCGTCCGCGCAATCGGCCGCGGGTTCGACCCGGACGCGGCGCTGAGCCTGCTGGACGACGAGATGCGGATGTTCGAGACGGTGGACATCGAGCGCGCCGCCCGCAACGACAACGACCTCCGCCGCAAGAAGGGGCGGCTCATCGGCGAGAACGGCCGCACGCGCGAGCTGATGGAGGAGCTCACCGGCGCGAACGTCGTCATCTACGGGTCGACGTTCGGCGTCATCGGCCAGCCGAACGAGGTCGACGTCGCCCGGTCGGCCGCGGAGATGCTGCTCGACGGCGCCCCGCACGGCTCCGTCTACTCGTTCCTCGAGCGCAAGCGCGCCGAGGAGCTCAAACAGCAGGG
Protein-coding sequences here:
- a CDS encoding KH domain-containing protein, whose product is MKHVKIPQDRIGALIGEGGETLRRIEQAAEVRLDVDSEDGSVAIERTGDPVRGMQAPEIVRAIGRGFDPDAALSLLDDEMRMFETVDIERAARNDNDLRRKKGRLIGENGRTRELMEELTGANVVIYGSTFGVIGQPNEVDVARSAAEMLLDGAPHGSVYSFLERKRAEELKQQGMEYHEFPG